The genomic stretch ATGTAAAATTAGCAATTATCCCAATCCTTTTAATCCAGAGACGACAATAGCTTTTTATATTCAGCAGTCAGGCAAGGTGAAACTGGCAGTTTATAACGTGAAGGGACAGAAAGTGAGAACTCTATTAAACGAAATACGTGCAGCAGGAGAGCAGAAATTAGTATGGCAGGGGACAGATAATGCAGGGCGTAAAGTAAGCTCTGGAATTTATTTCATCAGGCTGGATATAGACGAGCAGAAGGGGCAGTGGAGAAAAATAGTTTTGATGAAGTGAGGGATTTGTGATGTGTTTTGGATTTTGTAAAATGTAATTAAGGCGTTGGATGTGGCTACCATTGCGGAGGTCTGACAACCATTCGCAAGGTGAGGGCGGTGGAGAAGATAAGACTTTTCAAATGGTCTTGTGCCTTTGAAATGGTTGGGCAGTTTGAGCTTGTTTAGGGTTTCAAAAGATGTAATAATGGCGGAGGATGATGCTACCATTGCGGAGGTCTGGCGACCATTCGCAAGGTAGGGGCGGTTGATGATTTTACTTCTGCGAAGCTTTTACATCCATTTCTTTTTCTTGAAATAGATAACCATCCCGACGGTGATAATGATCACAAATACCCACCAGATGGGATATGCCCATTTATAACTAAGCTCCGGCATATAATGGAAATTCATGCCATAAACTCCGGCTACAAAAGTGAGTGGGATGAAAATGGCAGCAAATATAGTGAGAACTTTCATTACCTGGTTCATGCGATTGGAGAGACTGGAAAGATATATGTCCAGCATCCCTGAGATGATCTCACGATAGGTTTCTATTGTATCCATTACCTGCACTGTATTATCATATAGATCTCTCAGATAAGTATGCAGTTCGGGTGTGATATATTGAAAATCCTCACGATTCAAATTGCTGATCACAGTCCGTAGATGCCAGATTGATTTACGGAGGAAAAGGACATCACGTTTGAGATGATGGATGGTGGAGAGAATATCGTTGGAGGGATTTTCGATTAGCTCTTCTTCCAATTCTTCTATCTGGTCGCCAACTGTGCTGAGCATTAGGAAATAACTGTCCACGATGGCATCCAGCAGAGAATAGAGCAGGTAGTCAGTTTTCATTTTGCGGATACGGCTTTGAGGATTGCGGATACGTTGACGCACATGTTCAAACACATCTCCCTGATGCTCTTGAAAAGAAAGGAGATAGTTT from Candidatus Stygibacter australis encodes the following:
- the corA gene encoding magnesium/cobalt transporter CorA yields the protein MKNRIGLAPGTMVHIGSQKAESTGISLIDYDPATVTEKKLNSINEVFPSFQSEIISWTNIDGLHNMELFTELSKELKLHPLLMEDILDTGQRPKLEIYSDHLLVILKMITWNDQDKRIDFEQVSFVLGKNYLLSFQEHQGDVFEHVRQRIRNPQSRIRKMKTDYLLYSLLDAIVDSYFLMLSTVGDQIEELEEELIENPSNDILSTIHHLKRDVLFLRKSIWHLRTVISNLNREDFQYITPELHTYLRDLYDNTVQVMDTIETYREIISGMLDIYLSSLSNRMNQVMKVLTIFAAIFIPLTFVAGVYGMNFHYMPELSYKWAYPIWWVFVIIITVGMVIYFKKKKWM